Sequence from the Camelus bactrianus isolate YW-2024 breed Bactrian camel chromosome 21, ASM4877302v1, whole genome shotgun sequence genome:
GTTTTAGGTAGCGGGGCATGTTTCAGAACGCTCAGCAAGTGTCTACTGAGTCCCTGCTGTGTGCTCAGCACCATGACTGACCTGAACACAAGAGTCAGTAAgatctggcctctgctctcagggaggTCACTCGTGTTGGAGAACAGTGCCTACTCGTAACTGTCTTACAGCATGGTAGGCTCAGGTGCTCTGcttgaaatagattttaaaaatgttacgaGGGTCCAGTGGGaggaaatgtttaatttttctgagGGAATTTGAGAAAACATCAGAAGAGTACTGCAGTGTATCTTCCATGACGTGTATAATCTTTTCCTTCTCAACCACATTCCCAATCtgtaatataaatttaaaaatatgattatcaTATCTTTGGAGAGAAAGAAGGTGTCATCCAGTGGGCTGAACGCTAGAAGAGAAATAACATCTGTAGGTTTCTCTGTTAATAGTTATAATTTGTCAAAATGAACTGCTCATGTCTTCTTAGCAAGGTTTTTTTGTACTGACGAAGTCTGAAGAGAATAAGATTAAATAACGCAGCTCACCTCTGCCAGGGGTCTCTGCTTTGCAGCCTTGGAGTTTCCCTGGTAATGACGTTTATCATTAAATTTGGCTAATTTTCCACTCTCAAGTGAAAAGAAGTTTGAAGAGTTTGTTGTTAACTTCTAATAATCTAAGCTGTCGGTGAACATAGCAAATCACTTACTTCAGGATGGTTGTGCTACTGTTATTTAtaacaagaaatatgtatttggtcttcgccccatttctggcacagagctcctgaaacccttggaatttctggAGATGAGAACAGTAAAGATACCTCTTGTTATGTTGATGAAGTGActtggaaagcacctaaggatgtGGCTGGTTGTCAAGAATACCAACCAAGTGCATTAGAGGGTTGGGACTTTCAGTCCCAGCCCCcttcctccagggaggggaggggctgaaaTTTGAACCAGTCACCAaaggccagtgatttaatcaaccGTGCCTGTGTAGTGAAGCCTCCACAAAACCCCCAAAGGACAGGTTTCAGTGAGCTTCCAGTTTGGTGAACCTGTGGAGacatggggagggtggggcacCTGCACCCGGAGAGGACAGGGACGCTTTGTGCCCCTTCCCCATGCCtagccctgtgcatctcttccatctggctgttcctgactTGTATCCTTTAATTTAAAACAACATTGATCTAGTAATTAAAATGCTTCTCTGAGTTCAGTGAGCTGCCCTAGCAAATTAATTCATCCAAGGAGGGCATCGTTAGAACCTTCAGTCTGTGGCCCATCGGTCAGAAGCCCAGGTGGTAACCTGGGATTTGAAGTGAGGGTAGGGGGCTAGTCTTGTGgggctgagcccttaacctgtgcaATCTGACTCTGTCTCCAGACACACAGTGTCAGAGCTGAGTTGAATTGTAAGAAcccagctggtgtctgagaattgcttgttggtgTTGAGGAGCCCCCACACCCACACACGTCAGAATTGTGACCAAtggtctttcttcttttaaaggccCAACATGCCGCAAAAATAGGAGCTGATGGCATCGCTGTCATCGCACCTTTCTTTCTCAAGCCATGGAACAAAGGTAGGTAGATGATTCTAAATGCATAGTGCCTCACATGGTCCACTTCTTTATGCCTTCATTCCAGATGGTTGTATCTAAGTCATGAAAGTAAAGGCTTGGGGACTGGAGGCATGAAGTTGCAATGGTACAGTAGTCCTCCGGAGTATTCAGCCTCCCTGGATCCAAAAAAGAGAAGACTCCATTAAGGGACTTAAATGAAAGGACTTAAGCTCTTTGGCCAAGTAATCTGATCAGGTCATCCCACCAAGCCTCGGGTCAACCTACAGGTGCCTGTGTTTGGGTCAGGTGTCCGCTTCCTGTCCAGTCAGTTGTGCAGAGTGTCAGAGTCACATGGCGAAGCTTGAGACCATTTTTCTCAAGAAAGAGGAGTGTAGTGATGGGCATTTTGAGACTACATGTTCTTTTCAAGTTTGAGTAAGCAAtgaatttgaaaagacatttcacagaaacattcattgtcttccaaagtatcatcattgttttctctgtggaaaCTATTTGTGTCTTTTGAATTCTTTtgattatcaaaaataaaatacaaattttaaaaggtttaaaaacaGACAAGGTGTTATCTGCATGCATGATTAAATAAATCCATAACTAAATGTATAATGGGTCAGAATTATGAAATGTCACCTGTTACTGGTAGAGAGAAAATAGTTGTTAATATAGGtaagtaatttaaatagttaaatTTGGGAAATGtagaatgaacatttttaaagttttttttcacatGGTTTTGGAATTTTTTGCCTAAGTACTTTTCccaaaagacaaaggaaaaataacaaattatacataataattttatCAGAAATATTTGTCACAGACAGAATACATCATCACAGTATTCAGATGAAGTACGTAAGATTCTCTCTCCCACTGTCCAGTGGCATCCAAATCGTGAGCAGCTCTGCTGTGTTCATTTATCATCTGCAGTAACGTCGCAGCAGAAGCTCAAATCGGACGATGCAGGAAACCCCAGTTCCTTAGTAAACCAGAATGAACTCTCCTCTGATACATCTGAATTTCTCCCCAAAAGGGGAAAGTACCAAACTCTGGTTGAATTATTATGAGGTGTGCCACTGCCTTTATGACTTCCCATTTTGAGCAGATGTTGGTTATCTTTTTGTTGTCGAATTTCCTCAGTTACAACCTTATTCTGATCCTAATTCAAAGTCATTGGCTGTTCACTGACCACACGTACCCTGCTGGGTGAGAGGACAAGGATCCTAGCCTGCCTGATGGGCTTCTGGTTTTTGTAAGAATATTTTATGAGCTTCTCTTAAAATGTGGGAAGATTTGCACCATTTTTTTAATAGTACTTTAGTACGGCAGGGGTGACAGGAAGGTGGTCCCGTTACTTTGGCCTTCCtgcagaaagggaaataaaactttGAAGGAACTGAATTGCAAAGACACTGCAGTAGAAATCTGAGAGATGGTGAGAGTGGTCAAGAATTTTTGGCTTCTGAAAAGGATGGTTGCATTTCATTAGATGGTTCATTTTTTCACTGGGGAAAACCGGTGTTTCACTTTGGCTCGCACCATGGCTTTTCCCACTCTTCTTTCAGATATCCTGGTTAATTTCCTAAAGGAGGTGGCTGCCGCTGCCCCTGCTTTGCCGTTTTACTACTATCACATTCCTGCCTTGACGGGGGTAAAGAGTAAGTACTGCTTCCTTCCATGTGTCTTGCCCTTCACCCCTCACATCGTACCGTTTCACTAAGAAACCTTCactccatcccaccccaccccaccccatgtcACAAAAGCGATAGAATATTGACCAGATGGTTCCAACTACTCAATATAAGTCACTCTTGCCAAAAATAAGTCAGCTCTCATCAATCATTGACACCACCTTACAGTGGGAGATTTAAGTATAAAAGACAGGTTGACCCTTAGGCACGTCTAGCAGACACCGGTGTCTGTCACACACACCTCTCCTTCTCATGCAGGAAGACACAGCCTCTGAGCCCCTGTAGGACAAGGGCTGTGTCTACCTTGTGCCCCACTGTAtactcagtgcctggcatatagggAGGTACTCTGACCTCTTGTCATTACTGTGCTTCTCCAGCCAGAAGATTCTTACACTTAGATGAAATTTCTTAGgaggttatttttaaaactcccacTTCTTTCTAACTTCcttaagagaaaaaatagaaattgtgCTTTGTACTGTTTataagagccaagacatggaaacaacctaaatgtccatcaacagatgactggataaagaagctgtgggtatgtttatacaatggaatactactcagctataaaaaataataagataatgccatttgcaacaacatggatggacctgaagaatgtcattctctATGAactaaaccagaaagagaaagaaaaataccatatgatatcaatcctatgtggaatctaaaaaaaaaaaaaaaaagccaaacgaacttatttacaaaacagaaacagactcatagatatagaaaacaaacttatggttaccagtggggaaatggggtgggaagggataaattgggagtttgagatttgcaggtactaactactatatatgagaGAGATAAACGACAagtttatagtgtatagcacagggaactctattcagtaccttgtagtaacttatggtgaaaaagaatatgaaaatgaatatacatatatatgttcctatatgactgaaatattatgctgtacaccagaaatggacacaacattgttagTTCATGACAATTTCATGagcggactatacttcaataaaaatacgtCTTAAAGAAGAAATTGTGCTTTATCAATATTATCCTATTGTCTTCAAGGAACAGAAGACTTAGGGCTGTAATCTGACAAGCACACAGTCACTGGGAGGCAAGGGCAAGTGATTATATCCAGTCGACAGTCGGTTGTGGCTGAGAACAGCCCCTGGCAGCTCCATGCAGAAGTGTAGGGCCAGATGAGATGTTCTCTGATCTTTCCTGGAGGTGTGCGGATGAATGAGACATTCATTATTTCGAGCAGTTCGTGCTGAGGAGTTGTTGGATGGGATTCAGGAGAAGATCCCCACCTTCCAAGGGCTGAAATTCAGTGACACAGATCTCTTAGACTTCGGGCAGTGTGTCGATCAGAATCGCCAGCGACAGTTTGCATTCCTTTTTGGGGTGGACGAGGTGAGTCACTCCCTGGCATATCCCAGCAGGTTAGTGTCCCTCCCATACAATTTATGTGACTGCTGATTTAGTagcatctcttttatttttcatcaaagTAAATACTCTTTGTTTCTGATTAGCAACTGTTGAGTGCTCTGGTGATGGGAGCAACTGGAGCAGTGGGCAGGTAAGCTGGACACATTTCTTCCCAATGGTTATAAATGTAAAATGCCCTCCGCCCAGAGGCATTCATCCCCTGAGTAGTTATCTTTCTTGCATGTACACCTTTCCTAATAGGAGCGCCTTTCTTTGCCACATTCTTTCAGTGAAAGGGAATTAAGTAGCGTTTTCTTAGCAACTCAGTCTTTGTTCTAAGAGGCACCTGTTGCAGTTAGAGGTGAAGCACACAGGCTGAAAGCACGCACAGGACTTCTTTGTCAGAAATTATTTGGTTACAAATAACAGAAACCCACTTAAACTAGCTATGTGAAAGGaggtaagttattttaaaattctgggaAATTTCATAAAGCTTGAGGAAGTGCAGTGAAGATGAGAACTTGAAACTGCAAAGCTCTCAACAGCCAAGGCAGACCTTTCTCCATCTGTGGTCCTCTGGAAGCTCTgtatttccctctctttctctctaggtGGGCTCTCTCCACGTCCGCACGCTCGTGGCCAGTCATGGTGCCCACGTGGGGCATCTCAGGATGTCACTAGATAGCAGTGCAGGGTCAGGTGTCCACGTAAGGTCCAGGTAGCTGCAGCTAGGAAGGCAGAATCATGTGATCTGATGTCCACTCAGCAGAAGGCTTAGGGGCATTCGATTTAGCATGTCCACTGCACACGTTAACCTAATTCATTAGAAACGTGCTTGCAAGCAGACTGATTGAAATTTGCATTAACTGAAACTGTATTTCCTCCCAGTAGGAAAAATACAGGGGAAGCAAAATAATACTCATAACATGTCTTGGTGAGCATGGCTTTGATGAAGAGTAGTTGAGCAGGATAATCTTAATGGCTTGTTCACCAAACCAGGATGGCTGCAACATCTGTCCTCACTGAAGGACATTTCTACTGAGGAAACCGGAAAGCCTGGATCTGCTGACCCAGGAGATTCTTACCTGTTaggtccccccccccttttttttggccACCTGAGACCCCTGGGATTCGAATTACAGTCCTCTGAAACCCTTCGGACATTCATGGACATACTGTGACTTCGGGTGTCTCACATCTACAAGGGACTTATCAGAACTGTTACATTTCGTTCTTCCCCACTTTATTACCAGAGGATGATGTGAACCTCACGTTCTGGGAATCCTTGCTGTTGACTCCAGGAGCTATACACATGAAGTACCAACAATATTCTCTTCCTGGTACATCAAGATAAAAATCTTTTCTGAGCCTGCCTTACTATAGGAAAAGTCATTAGAAACTAAGAAGACACCCCTGTTCTGAAATTCTAGAACCTTCTAC
This genomic interval carries:
- the NPL gene encoding N-acetylneuraminate lyase isoform X7, which gives rise to MASPKRRLQGLVAATITPMTEHGEINFSVIGQYVDYLVEEQGVKNIFVNGTTGEGLSLSISERCRVAEEWVTRGRNKLDQIVIHVGALSLKESQELAQHAAKIGADGIAVIAPFFLKPWNKDILVNFLKEVAAAAPALPFYYYHIPALTGVKIRAEELLDGIQEKIPTFQGLKFSDTDLLDFGQCVDQNRQRQFAFLFGVDEYL